A single region of the Hordeum vulgare subsp. vulgare unplaced genomic scaffold, MorexV3_pseudomolecules_assembly, whole genome shotgun sequence genome encodes:
- the LOC123421307 gene encoding beta-glucosidase BoGH3B-like, translating into MADGLAFRLRSGVLAPLEDHLAAILITSLQCFAQVRRLLPPLLRRHRMALLTAPAVFAALLLFWAVLGGTDADYVLYKDATKPVEDRVADLLGRMTLAEKIGQMTQIERLVATPDVLRDNFIGSLLSGSGSVPRKGATAKEWQDMVDGFQKACMSTRLGIPMIYGIDAVHGQNNVYEATIFPHNVGLGTTRDPYLVKRIGEATALEVRATGIQYAFAPCIAVCRDPRWGRCYESYSEDRRIVQSMTELIPGLQGDVPKDFTSGMPFVAGKNKVAACAMHFVGDGGTVDGINENNTIINREGLMNIHMPAYKNAMDKGVSTVMISYSSWNGVKMHANQDLVTGYLKDTLKLKGFMISDWEGIDRITTPAGSDYSYSVKASILAGLDMIMVPNNYQQFISILTGHVNGGVIPMSRIDDAVTRILRVKFTMGLFENPYADPAMAEQLGKQDHRDLAREAARKSLVLLKNGKTSTDAPLLPLPKKAAKILVAGSHVDNLGYQCGGWTIEWQGDTGRTTVGTTILEAVKAAVDPSMVVVSGAAAVRAEVGGVVRGRRQGGGWRRRV; encoded by the exons ATGGCCGACGGGCTCGCCTTCCGACTCCGGTCGGGCGTCCTCGCGCCGCTGGAAGACCATCTCGCAGCGATTCTCATCACGTCGCTGCAATGTTTCGCGCAGGTCAGGAGGCTCCTCCCCCCGCTTCTGCGCCGGCACAGGATGGCGCTGCTCACGGCCCCCGCGGTGTTCGCCGCGCTCCTGCTCTTCTGGGCCGTGCTCGGCGGCACCGACGCCGACTACGTGCTCTACAAGGACGCCACCAAGCCCGTGGAGGACCGCGTTGCCGACCTCCTGGGGAGGATGACGCTGGCGGAGAAGATCGGGCAGATGACCCAGATCGAGCGGCTCGTCGCCACGCCGGACGTGCTCCGGGACAACTTTATCGGCAGCCTGCTCAGTGGCAGCGGCAGCGTGCCGCGCAAGGGGGCCACGGCCAAGGAGTGGCAGGACATGGTGGACGGCTTCCAGAAGGCCTGCATGTCCACACGGCTCGGCATCCCCATGATCTATGGCATCGACGCCGTGCACGGCCAGAACAACGTCTACGAAGCCACCATCTTCCCCCACAACGTCGGCCTCGGCACCACCCGGGACCCGTACCTCGTGAAGAGGATCGGCGAGGCCACCGCGCTCGAAGTCAGAGCCACCGGCATCCAGTACGCCTTCGCGCCGTGCATCGCG GTGTGCAGAGATCCGAGGTGGGGGCGGTGCTATGAGAGCTACAGCGAGGATCGCCGGATCGTGCAGTCCATGACGGAGCTCATCCCCGGCCTGCAGGGCGATGTCCCCAAGGACTTCACCAGCGGCATGCCCTTCGTCGCCGGAAA GAACAAGGTGGCTGCTTGCGCCATGCACTTTGTGGGCGACGGCGGCACGGTGGACGGTATCAACGAGAACAACACCATCATCAACCGTGAGGGCCTGATGAACATCCACATGCCGGCGTACAAGAACGCCATGGACAAGGGCGTCTCCACCGTCATGATCTCCTACTCCAGCTGGAACGGGGTCAAGATGCACGCCAATCAAGACCTCGTCACCGGATACCTCAAGGACACGCTCAAATTGAAG GGCTTCATGATCTCAGACTGGGAGGGCATTGACAGGATCACCACCCCTGCCGGATCTGACTACTCCTACTCGGTCAAGGCTTCCATTCTTGCCGGCCTTGACAT GATCATGGTGCCGAACAACTACCAGCAGTTCATCAGCATCCTGACTGGCCATGTCAACGGCGGCGTCATCCCCATGAGCAGGATCGACGATGCCGTGACCCGGATCCTGCGGGTCAAGTTCACCATGGGTCTCTTCGAGAACCCCTACGCTGACCCTGCCATGGCCGAGCAGCTAGGAAAGCAG GACCACAGGGAtttggcgagggaggcggcgaggaAGTCGCTGGTGCTGCTGAAGAACGGTAAGACTTCGACCGACGCGCCGCTTCTGCCGCTGcccaagaaggcggccaagatcCTGGTCGCCGGGAGCCACGTCGACAACCTGGGCTACCAGTGCGGCGGCTGGACCATCGAGTGGCAGGGAGACACGGGCCGCACCACCGTGGGCACCACCATCCTTGAGGCGGTGAAGGCGGCCGTGGACCCGTCGATGGTCGTGGTGTCGGGCGCGGCCGCCGTTAGGGCGGAGGTTGGCGGCGTCGTGCGCGGCCGCCGTCAGGGCGGAGGTTGGCGGCGTCGGGTGTAG